The Magnolia sinica isolate HGM2019 chromosome 9, MsV1, whole genome shotgun sequence genome contains a region encoding:
- the LOC131254965 gene encoding mitogen-activated protein kinase kinase kinase 20-like translates to MKILFELQGCPRIVRRLGNDLTIENELIIYNLFLEYIPSDTLAEIIKATRHGLPESNVQSYTKSILLGLNYIHERVYVHCDIKPQNLLVCSSLEIKIADFGLSKKAGVLVYGDNHVRGTPLYVSPESVGWSEYNPPVDIWALGCVVVEMAMRKTAWECLINGDTSDLLFQIGFPKRLPEIPKCLSGQGKDFLSRCFIKDPHDRWTAKMLLDLPFIMNDAVRDEVLSVHNALPSSGVFMEEDFIPLPVSSSVSSFEISRGGSIGSSIPSLCSPCLQWVPHLLIQ, encoded by the coding sequence ATGAAGATTCTCTTTGAATTACAAGGTTGTCCCCGAATCGTCCGCCGCCTCGGCAATGACCTCACTATTGAAAATGAACTGATCATCTACAACCTATTCCTTGAGTACATCCCTAGCGACACGCTAGCCGAGATAATCAAGGCCACACGTCATGGATTGCCGGAATCCAACGTCCAAAGCTACACAAAGTCGATTCTCCTCGGCCTTAATTACATTCATGAAAGAGTATACGTGCATTGCGACATCAAGCCACAGAATCTTCTCGTCTGCTCTTCTTTAGAAATCAAGATTGCTGATTTTGGGCTGTCGAAGAAGGCCGGAGTGTTGGTGTATGGTGACAATCATGTCCGTGGCACGCCCCTTTACGTCTCTCCCGAATCTGTGGGCTGGAGTGAGTACAACCCACCCGTAGATATCTGGGCACTAGGGTGTGTGGTTGTCGAGATGGCGATGAGGAAGACAGCATGGGAATGCCTGATTAATGGCGATACCAGCGATCTTCTATTTCAGATTGGATTCCCTAAAAGGTTGCCAGAGATTCCTAAGTGCTTGTCTGGGCAGGGGAAGGACTTCCTGAGTCGGTGTTTCATTAAGGATCCCCATGATAGATGGACGGCTAAAATGTTATTAGATCTTCCATTTATTATGAATGATGCCGTAAGAGATGAAGTATTGTCTGTTCATAATGCATTGCCTTCTTCTGGAGTTTTTATGGAAGAGGATTTTATCCCACTGCCGGTTTCTTCATCAGTGTCATCCTTTGAAATATCTAGAGGCGGATCTATTGGGTCTAGTATCCCAAGCTTGTGTAGTCCATGTCTTCAATGGGTGCCTCATTTGCTCATCCAGTAG